A stretch of Candidatus Taylorbacteria bacterium DNA encodes these proteins:
- a CDS encoding vWA domain-containing protein translates to MSHWASNRKLSYIGAFFVLVFIGIALPIFFTVYEAPTCFDLKQNQKELGVDCGGPCSILCINQALSPIILWQRAFKVTPGVYNAVAFIENPNLDSSTNDLPYVFKLYDDKGILIYERKGKTDIPQNKIFPIFESRIATGTQIPSRVTFEFSRLPVWEIDTNEPPQVKVASQTLDESGQFPQLKATIENRSSTTLQGVEVVALVYDSNGNAQAVSRTFIDTLDKNSSQDVVFTWPSSIDFGEGICEKPSDVMIVLDRSGSMDDDGLSPPEPLTSVKTAAGLFVDNLQENDRAGAVSFATGVRDPIDSILSPDFVGLKKTISEISIATDSPQSTNIGEGIQSALVELLSPRHRIEAKSSVVLLTDGIPSHPQKLDDPEYPKEYALSRAEEAKAENIELYIIGLGKNVDSAYLKTLASRPELYFEATQKEQLAKIYQNIATSICKKGPTKIQVIPLTH, encoded by the coding sequence ATGTCCCACTGGGCCTCAAACAGAAAGTTATCTTATATCGGCGCATTCTTTGTTCTGGTATTTATTGGAATTGCCCTTCCCATTTTTTTTACCGTGTATGAAGCTCCGACGTGTTTCGACCTCAAGCAGAACCAGAAAGAGCTCGGGGTGGATTGCGGGGGACCTTGCTCTATTCTTTGCATAAATCAGGCGCTCTCGCCGATTATTCTTTGGCAGAGGGCTTTCAAAGTTACTCCGGGCGTCTATAATGCAGTGGCTTTTATTGAAAATCCAAACCTCGATTCTTCCACCAATGACCTTCCTTATGTTTTTAAATTGTATGATGACAAAGGAATTCTCATCTATGAAAGGAAAGGGAAGACAGACATTCCTCAAAATAAGATTTTCCCCATTTTTGAAAGCAGAATTGCAACCGGAACACAAATCCCTTCTCGGGTAACTTTTGAGTTTAGTCGCCTCCCGGTATGGGAAATCGATACGAATGAACCGCCACAGGTTAAGGTGGCAAGCCAAACTTTGGATGAAAGTGGTCAATTTCCCCAGCTCAAAGCGACAATCGAAAATCGCTCGAGCACCACACTTCAAGGTGTCGAGGTTGTTGCTCTGGTATACGACAGCAATGGTAATGCCCAAGCTGTTTCAAGAACCTTTATTGACACATTGGACAAAAATTCTTCGCAGGACGTAGTCTTTACATGGCCGAGTTCGATTGATTTTGGGGAAGGTATCTGCGAAAAGCCATCCGATGTTATGATCGTTCTCGATCGGTCGGGAAGCATGGATGATGACGGCCTTTCTCCTCCAGAGCCTCTGACTTCGGTAAAGACTGCCGCAGGATTATTTGTCGATAATTTGCAGGAGAACGACAGAGCGGGGGCTGTATCTTTTGCCACTGGCGTCCGAGATCCCATTGACTCGATTCTCTCTCCGGATTTTGTCGGGCTCAAAAAGACAATAAGCGAGATTTCGATAGCGACTGATAGTCCGCAAAGCACCAATATTGGGGAGGGGATACAAAGCGCGCTTGTCGAACTTCTCTCTCCTCGACATAGAATTGAAGCCAAATCTTCGGTTGTGCTCCTTACCGACGGCATTCCTTCCCATCCGCAAAAGCTTGATGATCCTGAATATCCAAAAGAATATGCTCTTTCCCGTGCGGAGGAGGCAAAAGCCGAGAATATCGAGCTCTACATTATCGGTCTAGGAAAAAATGTCGACAGCGCATATCTTAAGACATTGGCGTCGCGCCCCGAATTGTATTTTGAAGCGACGCAGAAAGAACAATTGGCAAAAATTTACCAAAATATAGCCACCTCAATCTGCAAGAAAGGTCCCACGAAGATTCAGGTAATTCCGCTTACGCATTGA
- a CDS encoding DUF1189 family protein encodes MKLFQTIKDSINNPEFYRAEKNASFKKAFGYFFKLTLLSALCLTLILSAKMIPSLVVGLSEESINKVLSYYPQELEVTIKDGHASTNVKEPYFLLWPSEFVQASSNPNAGTSHLPKNLLVIDTKGVFAIDTFSTYDTSLFLTKDYFVSAKNEGQELSIQKLPPSLNVTINRAQLSTWVEKIRPWLVCIIPLFIVGLFVAIYLANIVLSLFMILILSVIIWIVALIRKQNFSYSQIYKLGLYGVTVVVMLRVLYFLLGVPSFWFIDSVIFLLLMFLNTKKIGLKT; translated from the coding sequence ATGAAACTATTTCAAACCATCAAAGATAGCATCAATAATCCGGAATTTTATCGCGCCGAAAAAAATGCTTCCTTCAAGAAAGCGTTCGGGTATTTTTTCAAGCTTACATTGCTTTCGGCACTCTGTCTCACTCTTATTTTGAGTGCCAAAATGATTCCCAGCCTTGTCGTGGGGCTTTCAGAAGAAAGTATTAATAAAGTATTGAGCTATTACCCTCAAGAATTAGAGGTCACGATTAAGGATGGTCATGCGTCAACAAACGTGAAGGAGCCGTATTTCCTGTTGTGGCCGAGCGAATTTGTTCAAGCGTCATCAAATCCGAATGCAGGTACATCTCATCTGCCTAAAAATCTTTTGGTCATAGACACAAAGGGCGTTTTTGCAATTGACACATTTTCAACCTACGATACGTCGTTATTTCTTACAAAAGATTATTTTGTTTCCGCAAAAAATGAGGGTCAAGAATTGTCTATCCAAAAACTGCCCCCGTCCTTAAATGTAACAATTAACAGAGCGCAACTTTCCACTTGGGTCGAAAAAATACGGCCTTGGCTCGTATGCATCATCCCGCTTTTCATTGTCGGATTATTTGTCGCGATTTACTTAGCGAACATTGTCCTGAGCCTGTTCATGATACTCATTCTTTCCGTAATTATCTGGATTGTCGCTCTTATTCGCAAGCAGAATTTTTCTTACAGCCAGATCTACAAGCTCGGCCTCTATGGAGTGACGGTCGTTGTCATGTTACGCGTCTTATATTTTCTTCTCGGTGTCCCCTCTTTTTGGTTTATCGATAGCGTCATTTTTCTTCTCCTGATGTTTCTCAATACAAAGAAAATCGGGCTCAAGACATAA
- a CDS encoding LAGLIDADG family homing endonuclease, which yields MGSRSKKVELAYIAGFLDGDGSLMLQIKKRKDGNIGIRFMPVICFYQDTRHEKSLYWIREVFDIGYISRRNDGMTELRINGYKQIEEILKKLMPYMRFKKLQSIALFSACRILSSTKFKKLTRKQLIELVDFILVIQSENYVTKKKKTRDELLTILGLTP from the coding sequence GTGGGAAGTCGATCTAAAAAAGTAGAGTTAGCATATATTGCTGGTTTTCTTGATGGTGATGGAAGCTTAATGCTTCAGATCAAGAAACGGAAAGACGGTAACATCGGAATACGATTTATGCCCGTCATCTGTTTCTATCAAGATACTCGGCATGAGAAATCTTTGTATTGGATAAGAGAAGTTTTTGATATCGGTTATATTTCTAGAAGAAATGATGGAATGACCGAACTTCGAATAAATGGCTACAAGCAAATAGAAGAAATTCTAAAAAAGCTTATGCCTTATATGCGATTTAAAAAACTTCAAAGCATTGCACTTTTTAGCGCATGCAGAATTCTTTCCTCTACAAAATTTAAAAAACTAACTCGCAAGCAATTAATAGAGCTCGTTGACTTTATTTTAGTTATTCAGAGTGAAAACTATGTAACTAAGAAAAAGAAGACGCGTGATGAGTTGTTAACTATTTTAGGTTTGACCCCGTAA
- the rplL gene encoding 50S ribosomal protein L7/L12 — translation MEETKIEARPHDAVGQVPEKFKGIVHEIEKLTIVDLNELVKLLEAKWGVSAAAVAAAPAGGAGAPVAEEKSTVTVHLKESGATKIAVIKVVKDVLGLGLKEAKDLVDAAPSVLKEGVKIADAEEMKKKLETAGAKVELK, via the coding sequence ATGGAAGAAACAAAAATTGAGGCCCGCCCGCATGACGCAGTCGGGCAGGTTCCCGAAAAATTTAAGGGAATCGTTCATGAAATTGAGAAACTCACGATTGTGGACCTCAACGAGCTCGTCAAGCTCCTTGAGGCGAAGTGGGGAGTCTCTGCGGCGGCAGTTGCGGCGGCTCCGGCAGGTGGCGCAGGTGCTCCTGTAGCAGAGGAGAAGAGTACTGTGACCGTGCATTTGAAAGAATCGGGCGCGACCAAGATTGCGGTTATCAAGGTTGTAAAAGATGTTCTCGGACTCGGACTTAAAGAAGCTAAAGATCTTGTAGATGCGGCTCCTTCAGTTCTCAAAGAAGGAGTGAAGATTGCGGATGCGGAAGAAATGAAGAAGAAACTGGAGACCGCGGGGGCAAAAGTCGAACTCAAATAG
- a CDS encoding DUF6159 family protein produces the protein MPTQNEVSSLPPRVPLTIGKFKASRMIVRESWSVLNQDKELLLFPVLSSIFSILALAVVASIYFFVILGGSLATLENENQMNVTSYAVLFVWYFIVFFITNFFQAGMYLIVDARFKGGNLSLGDGIKAAFENAPKIALWSLISSTVGLVLRIIADNSKIIGKIVAMIFGAAWNILTYFSLPSLIIGKKSIKDSFHESAAIIRKTWGETIIINLGVGLVFGLLFFAVFGVGVTLFILFPTIKMGIAIGIFLLLAVILLSIVSSCLGAIFKLALYEYASTGNIPQGFSPELIQNAVKSK, from the coding sequence ATGCCCACTCAAAATGAAGTTTCGTCATTGCCTCCTCGCGTTCCGCTTACTATCGGAAAGTTTAAAGCTAGCCGAATGATTGTCCGTGAATCTTGGAGTGTCTTGAATCAGGATAAAGAGCTCCTCTTGTTTCCCGTGCTCTCCTCGATTTTCAGCATTCTCGCGCTTGCGGTTGTAGCTTCAATTTATTTTTTTGTCATTTTAGGAGGAAGTTTGGCAACTTTAGAGAATGAGAACCAAATGAACGTGACTTCCTACGCAGTCCTTTTTGTCTGGTACTTTATCGTATTCTTTATCACAAATTTTTTTCAGGCGGGAATGTATCTGATTGTTGATGCTCGGTTTAAAGGAGGAAACTTGAGTTTGGGAGATGGTATAAAAGCCGCCTTCGAAAATGCTCCGAAGATTGCTCTTTGGTCACTGATTTCTTCAACGGTAGGCCTTGTCCTCCGGATCATTGCCGACAATTCGAAAATCATCGGCAAAATCGTGGCGATGATTTTTGGCGCTGCTTGGAATATCCTTACCTATTTCAGTCTACCCTCGCTTATTATCGGAAAAAAATCAATCAAAGATTCGTTCCACGAGTCTGCGGCGATTATTCGAAAAACTTGGGGTGAAACGATTATTATAAATCTCGGAGTGGGATTAGTCTTCGGACTTCTCTTTTTCGCGGTGTTCGGTGTCGGTGTTACACTATTTATTCTTTTTCCAACGATTAAAATGGGGATAGCAATCGGAATCTTTCTTTTATTGGCCGTCATCCTTCTTTCTATCGTCTCTTCCTGCCTAGGGGCGATTTTTAAACTGGCACTCTATGAATACGCTTCGACCGGAAACATTCCTCAAGGGTTTTCTCCCGAGTTGATTCAAAACGCCGTTAAGTCGAAGTAA
- a CDS encoding LAGLIDADG endonuclease, protein MITIRSRIAKSLSFTKRQQEIIVGSLLGDGHLVKTTCGYAFRVNHSIKQKEYVDWKYRELKIFTNSSPAVYEKENSYYFKCVSHSYFDEMRKKFYLDRKKILPNEIGKLLTPLALAVWIMDDGSKEGNQLRLNTQSFSLDENIRLIKILEATLGISATINRDKNRFRLRIRDQSMLLLKQNVLPHIISSMQYKFSL, encoded by the coding sequence ATGATTACGATTCGATCGAGAATTGCAAAAAGTCTTTCATTTACGAAACGACAACAAGAAATTATTGTTGGTTCGCTATTGGGAGATGGGCATTTGGTGAAAACCACATGCGGATATGCATTTCGAGTGAATCATAGTATCAAGCAAAAAGAATATGTGGATTGGAAATACCGTGAACTTAAAATATTTACGAATTCCTCTCCTGCAGTCTACGAAAAAGAAAACAGCTATTATTTCAAATGCGTTTCTCATTCATATTTTGATGAGATGCGTAAGAAATTTTATCTTGATAGGAAGAAGATTCTTCCGAATGAGATTGGCAAGCTTTTAACACCGCTTGCTCTAGCTGTTTGGATAATGGATGATGGTTCGAAAGAGGGAAACCAACTTCGACTTAACACCCAGTCCTTTTCGTTAGATGAGAATATCCGCTTGATTAAAATATTAGAGGCTACTCTGGGAATTTCAGCAACTATAAATCGAGACAAGAATCGATTTCGGTTGAGAATACGTGATCAAAGCATGCTGCTTTTAAAGCAAAATGTTTTGCCACATATTATTTCCAGCATGCAATACAAGTTTTCCCTGTAA
- a CDS encoding transposase, giving the protein MSTRKTPFALHEHYHLYNRGVDKRIIYLDKNDKKRFVRLLFLCNGSQSLVYKDIGNTPLSSTNVGEKLVAIGAYCLMPNHFHILVREIKEGGIVKFMSKLKTSYSMYFNKKYARTGILFEGEFQSSHLDSDEYLKYIFSYIHLNPLKIFDPLWREKKIEKDIAKTFLHSYSDSSYLDYIGEKRENSLIINSSAFPAYFRSTNDFKTNLFEWINFDPDAI; this is encoded by the coding sequence ATGAGTACTAGAAAAACTCCATTTGCTCTTCATGAGCACTATCATCTTTATAATAGGGGTGTTGATAAGCGTATTATTTATTTGGACAAAAATGATAAAAAAAGATTTGTAAGGCTGTTATTTCTTTGTAACGGAAGTCAGTCATTAGTTTATAAAGATATCGGAAATACGCCACTTTCATCAACTAATGTTGGAGAAAAATTGGTCGCGATTGGAGCTTACTGCTTGATGCCGAATCATTTTCATATCTTAGTGAGAGAAATAAAGGAAGGAGGTATTGTGAAGTTTATGTCAAAATTGAAGACGAGCTACTCCATGTATTTTAATAAAAAATATGCTAGAACCGGGATACTTTTTGAAGGTGAATTTCAATCCTCTCACCTAGATTCAGATGAGTATTTGAAATATATTTTTTCATACATTCATCTCAACCCCCTTAAAATTTTTGATCCATTGTGGAGAGAGAAGAAAATCGAAAAAGATATCGCAAAAACTTTTTTGCATAGTTACTCTGATTCTAGTTATTTAGATTATATTGGAGAGAAAAGAGAGAATAGTCTGATAATCAATTCTTCGGCTTTTCCCGCCTACTTTAGAAGCACAAACGATTTCAAGACGAATCTTTTTGAGTGGATCAATTTTGATCCCGATGCTATATAA
- a CDS encoding type II toxin-antitoxin system HicA family toxin — MSKLKRIPAKKVIQKLKKAGFFETHQRGSHLYLKSQDGTKIVTVPVHGSKDIPIGTLYNIVVRQAGLSVDEFNSL, encoded by the coding sequence ATGAGCAAGCTTAAAAGGATTCCAGCGAAAAAAGTTATTCAAAAGCTAAAAAAAGCAGGCTTCTTCGAAACTCATCAAAGAGGCAGTCATCTATATTTAAAGAGTCAAGATGGAACAAAAATTGTGACTGTTCCGGTACATGGATCAAAAGACATACCTATCGGCACGCTTTATAACATAGTTGTTCGTCAAGCCGGACTGTCGGTAGACGAGTTTAATTCCTTGTGA
- the rplJ gene encoding 50S ribosomal protein L10, which yields MPISKEKKKEIYAKLAELARENKGVAFVNFHTMTVKDISEARRVLKSKNVGYYVAKKTLVKRALTDAKIEGEMPELLGEVGVAYSVEPTAPAREVFEFAKKFENKFSLLGGVFEGVFKNKEEIRAIALIPSLQALRGMFVNLINSPRQRFAMVLSEKAKKS from the coding sequence ATGCCAATATCAAAAGAAAAAAAGAAAGAAATATATGCCAAACTGGCTGAACTTGCCCGAGAAAACAAGGGCGTGGCCTTTGTAAATTTCCACACGATGACGGTGAAAGACATAAGCGAAGCAAGACGTGTCTTAAAGTCGAAAAATGTCGGTTACTACGTGGCCAAGAAAACGCTTGTGAAGAGGGCGCTCACCGATGCAAAAATAGAAGGTGAGATGCCCGAACTTCTAGGAGAAGTCGGGGTTGCCTACAGCGTCGAGCCCACTGCTCCAGCAAGGGAAGTGTTTGAATTCGCAAAGAAGTTTGAAAACAAGTTCTCTCTTTTGGGCGGAGTGTTTGAAGGGGTGTTCAAAAATAAGGAAGAAATACGGGCAATCGCTCTCATCCCTTCCTTGCAGGCACTTCGGGGAATGTTCGTGAATCTCATTAATTCACCGCGACAGAGGTTTGCGATGGTGTTGAGTGAGAAGGCGAAGAAAAGTTAA